In Haemophilus parainfluenzae, the sequence TTAAAACGTTCAAAGGCGCTTTATTGGCAGGACGTTGTTCATTTAAACGATCGGCAATTTTTGCACGTTCTAGCGTTTGCATCCAATCGAAATGTTCAGCTACAAGACGGGTTTTATTAGATTGCAATGGGCCAATAAAATGCCATTCAAGTTGAATATTCTGTGCTTCAAAATACTGAATTTTATCGACACCTTCTTGAACATAGTTCTCCCCAAATGCTTTTTGTCCGGCTTGGTAGGCTTCTAAAATCGCTTCATTGGGTTTCGTTTTAGAAACCGCTAATAACGTGACCGCACTTTCAGGACGATGTGCAAGTTGAGTGGATGTTTGGATTTGTTGATGAATGGTTTCGAGTGCTTGTTGAATTGTCATCATTTTCTTCCTGACCAATGTAAAACTCGTTTTATTCTATACCAAAGTAATGATTTTTAGAAAAAAATCTTCATTTTTTCGATTTTATGTTTGACAAGCTCGCGCTTTTTCGGTATTTCTAAACACATCTTTTTTTCAAGGTAAAAATACAATGAAAAATAACCGCACTTTCACTATTACCACCATTATTATGACCATTACGACAATTAATGGGGCGGGTTAGTGCGTAGCAAACAGGATCAGGAAAACCCGCATTCAGTCTAGTGCGGGTTTTTTAATATTTAAAAATCACAACATCTGAGGATATTATCATGCGCGTATTAAAATTTGGTGGCACTTCATTAGCCAACCCTGAGCGTTTCTCGCAAGCAGCTCAATTAATCGAAAAAGCTCATTTAGAAGAACAAGCAGCCGGTGTTTTATCCGCTCCTGCTAAAATTACTAATCATCTTGTCGCCCTCTCTGAAAAAGCCGCATTAAACCAACCAACCGATACCCACTTTAACGAAGCCATTGAAATTTTCTATAACATCATTAATGGTTTGCACGCTGAAAATAATAAATTTGATCTTGCGGGTACCAAAGCCCTCATTGATGCAGAATTTGCCCAAATTAAAGGTTTATTAGAAGAAATCCGCCAAGCAGGCAAAGTAGAAGATAAGGTTAAAGCAACCATTGACTGCCGTGGTGAAAAATTATCGATTGCCATGATGAAAGCGTGGTTTGAAGCTCGTGGATACAATGTTCACATTGTTGATCCAGTTAAACAATTATTAGCGCAGGGCGGTTACTTAGAATCTTCAGTTGATATTGAAGAATCTATAAAACGCGTTGATGCGAAAAGTATCGGAAAGGATAAAGTTGTCTTAATGGCAGGTTTTACCGCTTGTAATGACAAAGGCGAATTAGTGTTATTAGGTCGTAACGGTTCTGATTATTCAGCCGCTTGTTTAGCCGCTTGTTTAGATGCGTCTGTTTGCGAAATCTGGACTGATGTAGACGGCGTTTATACTTGTGATCCACGTTTAGTGCCAGATGCACGTTTATTACCAAGCCTTTCTTATCGTGAAGCAATGGAGCTTTCTTATTTTGGTGCGAAAGTGATCCATCCACGTACAATTGGTCCATTATTACCAAAACAAATCCCTTGTGTGATTAAAAACACCGGTAATTCATCTGCACCAGGTTCAATAATCGATGGTCATGTGAAATCTGAAGGGTTACAGGTGAAAGGGATTACTAACCTTGATAACGTGGCAATGTTCAATGTTTCAGGCCCAGGTATGCAAGGTATGGTGGGAATGGCCGCTCGTGTCTTCTCTGCCATGTCGAAAGCAGGGATTTCGGTCATTTTAATCACGCAGTCTTCTTCTGAATACAGCATCAGTTTCTGTGTGCCAGTGAAATCAGCGGATGCTGCGAAAGCAATCTTAGAACAAGAGTTTGCTGCAGAATTAAAAGCCCATGAATTAGAACCGATTGAAGTTGCAAAAGATCTTTCTATTATCTCTGTTGTGGGCGATGGCATGAAACAAGCTAAGGGTATCGCAGCTCGTTTCTTCTCTGCATTGGCTCAAGCGAATATCAGCCTAGTCGCGATTGCACAAGGTTCTTCTGAGCGTTCAATTTCAGCGGTAGTGGCGCAAAATAAAGCGATTGAAGCTGTGAAAGCGACTCACCAAGCCCTTTTTAATAATAAGAAGGTCGTCGATATGTTTCTAGTCGGCGTAGGTGGGGTAGGCAGTGAATTGATTGAACAAATCAAACAACAAAAAGAGTACCTTGCAAAGAAGGATATTGAGATCCGTGTTTGTGCCTTAGCGAATTCAACAAAAATGCTTTTAAATGAAAACGGATTGAATTTAGATAATTGGAAAGCTGATCTTGAAAATGCAACCCAACCTTCTGATTTCGATGTGTTGTTATCTTTCATTAAATTACATCACGTAGTGAATCCAGTCTTTGTCGATTGTACAACGGCTGAATCGGTCGCAGGACTTTATGCGCGAGCGTTAAAAGAAGGCTTCCATGTGGTAACACCAAACAAAAAAGCGAATACCCGTGAATTAGCCTATTACCATGAATTACGTCGTAATGCACAAGCAAGCCAACATAAATTCTTATACGAAACTAACGTAGGGGCAGGCTTACCGGTTATCGAAAACTTACAGAACTTATTGGCTGCAGGTGATGAACTTGAGTATTTTGAAGGCATTTTATCAGGCTCACTTTCTTTCATCTTCGGCAAATTAGAAGAAGGACTTTCTCTTTCAGAAGTGACCGCACTTGCTCGTGAAAAAGGCTTTACAGAACCCGATCCTCGTGATGATTTATCGGGTCAAGATGTGGCGCGTAAATTGCTTATTTTAGCGCGTGAAGCGGGTCTAGAACTTGAGCTTTCCGATGTGGAAGTTGAAGGCGTGTTACCGAAAGGCTTCTCTGAAGGCAAATCAGCGGATGAATTTATGGCGATGTTGCCACAATTGGATGCGGAATTTAAAGCACGCGTTGAAGCCGCGAAAGCAGAAGGAAAAGTATTGCGCTATGTAGGCCAAATTAAAGATGGCCACTGCAAAGTATCAATCATTGCCGTAGATCAAAATAATCCATTGTATAAGGTGAAAGACGGTGAAA encodes:
- a CDS encoding YggS family pyridoxal phosphate-dependent enzyme, encoding MTIQQALETIHQQIQTSTQLAHRPESAVTLLAVSKTKPNEAILEAYQAGQKAFGENYVQEGVDKIQYFEAQNIQLEWHFIGPLQSNKTRLVAEHFDWMQTLERAKIADRLNEQRPANKAPLNVLIQINISDEASKSGIQPSEMIELAKHIENLPHLRLRGLMAIPAPTDNVAEQEAAFSQMEQLFEQLKAALPHQQIDTLSMGMTDDMQSAIKCGSTMVRIGTAIFGARDYSKK
- the thrA gene encoding bifunctional aspartate kinase/homoserine dehydrogenase I is translated as MRVLKFGGTSLANPERFSQAAQLIEKAHLEEQAAGVLSAPAKITNHLVALSEKAALNQPTDTHFNEAIEIFYNIINGLHAENNKFDLAGTKALIDAEFAQIKGLLEEIRQAGKVEDKVKATIDCRGEKLSIAMMKAWFEARGYNVHIVDPVKQLLAQGGYLESSVDIEESIKRVDAKSIGKDKVVLMAGFTACNDKGELVLLGRNGSDYSAACLAACLDASVCEIWTDVDGVYTCDPRLVPDARLLPSLSYREAMELSYFGAKVIHPRTIGPLLPKQIPCVIKNTGNSSAPGSIIDGHVKSEGLQVKGITNLDNVAMFNVSGPGMQGMVGMAARVFSAMSKAGISVILITQSSSEYSISFCVPVKSADAAKAILEQEFAAELKAHELEPIEVAKDLSIISVVGDGMKQAKGIAARFFSALAQANISLVAIAQGSSERSISAVVAQNKAIEAVKATHQALFNNKKVVDMFLVGVGGVGSELIEQIKQQKEYLAKKDIEIRVCALANSTKMLLNENGLNLDNWKADLENATQPSDFDVLLSFIKLHHVVNPVFVDCTTAESVAGLYARALKEGFHVVTPNKKANTRELAYYHELRRNAQASQHKFLYETNVGAGLPVIENLQNLLAAGDELEYFEGILSGSLSFIFGKLEEGLSLSEVTALAREKGFTEPDPRDDLSGQDVARKLLILAREAGLELELSDVEVEGVLPKGFSEGKSADEFMAMLPQLDAEFKARVEAAKAEGKVLRYVGQIKDGHCKVSIIAVDQNNPLYKVKDGENALAFYTRYYQPIPLLLRGYGAGNAVTAAGIFADILRTLHH